From a region of the Mercurialis annua linkage group LG1-X, ddMerAnnu1.2, whole genome shotgun sequence genome:
- the LOC126658747 gene encoding uncharacterized protein LOC126658747, with product MAEVVYHHRHQERRSSSRSDYRAGATSPDSVIFTAESNFNSLFSSASASVERCSFASDAHDRDSLASEINSLHLAGHEGNELLHEASSGPDRDPDPNRRISTPHSNTKQAHAHSRLFKKVEKAKVQQEDDNNNSSNSRAIIELLVEDDTHLIDSARNSFSLALKECQERRSRSEAVSKKSDRRRPASLDLNNVIAAASSPRLSAVKKSAISSRKSGTFPSPGTPNYRHASVGMQKGWSSERVPLHNNSIRRQVNANMLLPFNNNGRTLPSKWEDAERWIFSPVSGDSGVRTSVQLPQRRPKSKSGPLGPPGFAYYSLYSPAMPVFDGAVMGNFMAGSPFSAGVIAADGLGARSNGNGSAFPGRTDPCMARSVSVHGCSEVVAESSLTSQDEKLHDLKDASADLSSVSRRDMATQMSPEGSGHSSPTMRQSFSASTHSALPIVEVQSIHSSKSAVRDVQVDERVTVTRWSKKHSSRNRGKSSGNVDDWRKKSADSRTSCWDVSEAAKSLSKAKREEAKIIAWENLQKAKAEAAIRKLEMKLEKKRSSSMDKIMNKLRSAQKRAQEMRSSVLPNQARQVSRTHHKAISFGRTRQMGSLSGCFTCHAF from the exons ATGGCAGAGGTAGTGTATCATCATCGTCATCAAGAACGGAGGAGCTCGTCGAGATCGGATTACAGAGCAGGAGCAACGAGTCCTGACTCAGTGATTTTCACTGCTGAGTCTAATTTTAACAGTCTCTTCTCATCCGCTTCTGCTAGCGTCGAGCGCTGCTCTTTCGCTTCTGATGCTCACGATCGCGACTCTCTTGCCTCTGAAATTAACTCACTC CATTTGGCTGGACACGAAGGAAATGAGCTTCTCCACGAAGCTTCGAGTGGTCCAGATCGAGATCCAGATCCAAACAGACGCATTTCTACTCCACACAGCAACACAAAGCAAGCTCATGCTCACTCTCGTCTCttcaaaaaagttgaaaaagcGAAAG TTCAACAAGAAGACGACAATAACAACAGCAGCAACAGCAGAGCTATTATAGAACTACTAGTAGAAGACGATACTCACCTTATAGATTCAGCAAGAAATTCTTTCTCTCTCGCTCTTAAAG AGTGTCAGGAACGGAGATCTAGATCTGAAGCGGTTTCTAAGAAGTCTGATAGGCGACGACCTGCGTCGTTGGATCTGAACAATGTTATTGCTGCTGCATCCTCCCCGCGATTAAGTGCTGTGAAGAAGAGTGCAATTTCTTCTAGAAAGTCCGGCACGTTTCCTAGCCCTGGGACGCCTAATTATCGCCACGCTAGCGTTGGAATGCAGAAAGGTTGGAGTTCAGAGCGAGTGCCGTTGCATAATAACAGTATTAGGCGACAAGTAAATGCTAATATGTTACTTCCTTTTAATAATAACGGAAGGACATTGCCGTCCAAATGGGAGGACGCTGAGAGGTGGATTTTTAGTCCTGTTTCTGGAGATAGTGGAGTGAGAACGTCGGTTCAGCTGCCTCAGCGGAGACCTAAGTCTAAGAGTGGACCGCTTGGTCCTCCTGGATTTGCGTATTACTCTCTGTATTCTCCTGCTATGCCTGTGTTTGACGGGGCCGTTATGGGAAATTTCATGGCTGGTTCTCCCTTTTCAGCTGGTGTTATTGCTGCTGATGGATTGGGTGCTCGATCTAATGGTAATGGTTCGGCATTTCCTGGTCGGACCGACCCTTGTATGGCTCGTTCTGTTAGTGTGCACGGTTGCTCTGAGGTGGTGGCCGAGTCGTCATTGACTTCACAAg ATGAAAAGCTTCATGATCTTAAGGATGCATCCGCGGATTTATCATCTGTTTCGAGAAGGGACATGGCAACTCAAATGAGTCCCGAGGGTAGTGGCCATTCATCTCCAACCATGAGGCAGTCTTTCTCTGCATCCACTCACTCTGCCTTACCTATTGTGGAAGTGCAGAGTATACATTCTTCTAAATCTGCAGTCAGGGATGTGCAGGTGGATGAGAGGGTTACTGTCACTAGATGGTCTAAGAAACATAGCTCTCGTAATCGTGGGAAGAGCTCAGGAAATGTTGATGACTGGAGAAAGAAATCTGCTGATTCTCGCACTTCATGTTGGGATGTTTCAGAGGCTGCAAAGTCCCTTTCAAA AGCCAAAAGAGAGGAAGCTAAAATCATTGCATGGGAGAATCTGCAGAAGGCAAAAGCTGAGGCAGCAATAAGGAAACTTGAG ATGAAGCTGGAAAAGAAGAGATCATCGTCCATGGATAAAATTATGAACAAGCTAAGATCAGCTCAGAAGAGAGCCCAAGAAATGAGGAGCTCAGTCTTACCCAACCAGGCACGCCAAGTATCAAGGACTCATCACAAGGCTATATCATTCGGTAGAACACGTCAGATGGGTTCCTTGAGTGGTTGCTTCACATGTCATGCTTTCTAG
- the LOC126658773 gene encoding triacylglycerol lipase OBL1-like, producing the protein MTFSSDGENFCYDRLLLDPEEASFSDLLYLLFSSDIKSRRFVECPEEHKFRNFSDRWLIFISIIFQKIFLYIRNPLARIGHALETWLNLVAINGGIFLLLIKFLRGNMVRIDRSAVNFRSLIGNLDQRVEMDGNIKPGNRKYKSHLALMASKLSYENEACIKSVVTDHWRMEFLGFYNFWNEYQKKPSTQAFILEDKKTDPNLIVIAFRGTEPFDANAWLTDVDLSWYELQGVGKIHRGFMHALGLQKDGWPNDVAPTNLYAYYEFRRMLKEILSKNGNAKFIVTGHSLGGALAILLVGILALHEEGWLLDRMEGVYTFGQPRVGDRKFGRFMEEKLKEFDVRYLRYVYCNDLVPRLPYDDSALLYNHFGRCLYYDSFYHAKDLLEEPNKNYFNLFWVIPKNLNACWELIRGLMMPCVGLDYREGWFLKVYRLIGLVLPGLSAHAPQDYNNSTRLGSLPQQHHQD; encoded by the exons ATGACCTTTAGCTCCGACGGTGAAAACTTCTGTTACGACAGGTTGTTGCTTGATCCAGAGGAAGCAAGTTTTTCCGATCTTTTATACCTTTTATTTTCTTCTGATATAAAGAGTCGAAGATTTGTTGAATGCCCAGAGGAGCATAAATTCAGAAATTTTAGCGATCGATGGCTCATCTTCATCTCCATTATTTTTCAGAAAATCTTTCTGTATATAAGAAATCCTTTAGCTCGAATAGGGCACGCGTTAGAGACGTGGCTAAATCTTGTCGCGATCAACGGTGGGATTTTCTTGCTTTTGATCAAGTTCTTGAGag GAAATATGGTGAGAATTGATAGATCAGCAGTAAATTTTAGATCGTTGATTGGGAACTTGGATCAAAGAGTAGAAATGGATGGAAATATTAAACCtggaaatagaaaatataagtCGCATTTGGCTTTGATGGCTTCTAAATTATCATATGAGAATGAAGCCTGCATTAAATCTGTAGTCACAGATCACTGGCGT ATGGAATTCTTGGGATTCTACAACTTCTGGAATG AGTACCAGAAGAAACCGTCAACACAGGCTTTTATACTTGAAGACAAAAAAACCGACCCTAACCTAATAGTAATAGCATTCAGAGGCACTGAACCATTTGATGCAAATGCGTGGCTCACTGACGTTGACCTCTCCTGGTATGAGCTACAAGGCGTCGGCAAAATCCACCGTGGCTTCATGCACGCCTTAGGCCTACAAAAAGATGGCTGGCCAAACGACGTCGCACCAACAAATTTATATGCATACTACGAATTCAGAAGAATGCTCAAGGAAATATTGAGCAAAAATGGAAATGCTAAGTTTATAGTGACGGGGCATAGCTTAGGTGGCGCGTTGGCGATTTTGCTTGTGGGTATTTTGGCCCTGCATGAAGAGGGTTGGTTGCTTGATAGAATGGAAGGAGTTTACACGTTCGGGCAGCCGAGAGTTGGCGATAGGAAATTTGGAAGGTTTATGGAAGAAAAATTGAAGGAATTTGATGTGAGATATTTGAGATATGTTTACTGTAATGATTTGGTGCCTAGATTGCCTTATGATGATTCGGCTCTCTTGTATAACCATTTTGGACGATGTCTCTACTATGATAGCTTCTATCATGCCAAG GATTTGTTGGAAGAGCCGAACAAGAATTACTTCAATTTGTTTTGGGTTATACCTAAGAATTTAAATGCCTGTTGGGAGTTAATTAGGGGTTTGATGATGCCCTGCGTTGGTTTGGACTACAGAGAAGGGTGGTTTTTGAAAGTGTATAGGTTAATTGGATTGGTACTTCCAGGATTATCAGCTCATGCTCCTCAAGATTATAATAATTCTACTCGATTAGGATCCTTACCTCAACAACACCACCAAGATTAA